A window of Panicum virgatum strain AP13 chromosome 8K, P.virgatum_v5, whole genome shotgun sequence contains these coding sequences:
- the LOC120645302 gene encoding putative disease resistance protein At3g14460 isoform X2 yields MLVRSLCQLRHLRYFSLEGTNVSRLPEDIHRMKFLQHILLLGSMNLESLPSSIIKLVHLRSLNMHGMNASVMIPKGFGGLTNLRTLLGFPIRMDMDGSSWCSLGEIGPLSQLRKLTLHGLQNVPASSLAEMARISSKERLDYLELHWSSSGWMELRDEIEKQQQQHAAEEVLEKLCPPPRIQHLRIQGYFGRMLPNWMMVPNAAIEAFKSLMILALWDLCCCTKLPDGLRQLPSLKTLSIRDAQAIQSIGFEFQASSSLTAVGGTTVTSVAFPNLTHLALEELCEWEEWDWEEQATVDVTAGTMAMPCLERLHMTNCKLNSLPPGLANIKRHALMGLYLYKITNLAFVENFLSVVELDVFDCPELKRISGLSRLHKSRIIRCSNLEVLEGVPALDSLVLEDATMEALPGYLQGVNPRRGLEGASWIF; encoded by the exons ATGTTGGTTCGATCCCTGTGTCAGTTGAGGCACCTAAGATACTTCAGCTTGGAGGGAACAAATGTATCTAGGCTGCCAGAGGACATCCATAGGATGAAGTTCCTACAGCACATTTTGCTTCTAGGGTCTATGAATTTGGAGAGTCTTCCTAGCAGCATTATAAAACTGGTGCATCTCAGATCTCTTAACATGCATGGTATGAATGCCAGTGTCATGATACCCAAGGGGTTTGGTGGGTTAACAAACCTGCGGACACTTTTGGGGTTCCCGATACGCATGGACATGGATGGGAGCAGCTGGTGCAGCTTGGGAGAGATAGGGCCCCTTTCCCAGCTTAGGAAGCTTACTTTGCATGGTCTACAGAATGTGCCTGCTAGCTCATTGGCTGAAATGGCCAGGATTAGCAGCAAGGAGCGCCTTGATTACTTGGAATTACATTGGAGTAGCAGCGGATGGATGGAATTGAGGGATGAGATTGAGAAGCAACAACAGCAGCATGCAGCGGAAGAGGTATTGGAGAAGCTCTGCCCTCCACCCCGCATACAACATCTACGTATTCAAGGATACTTTGGTCGCATGCTACCAAATTGGATGATGGTACCAAATGCAGCAATAGAGGCATTCAAGAGCTTAATGATTTTGGCGCTGTGGGACCTGTGTTGCTGCACCAAACTCCCTGACGGCTTGCGTCAGCTACCCAGTTTGAAAACCCTGAGCATTAGGGATGCACAAGCCATTCAGAGCATTGGGTTTGAATTCCAGGCGTCCTCCTCCTTGACGGCGGTGGGTGGCACTACAGTTACCTCAGTAGCTTTTCCTAATCTCACACATCTTGCTCTGGAAGAGTTGTGCGAATGGGAGGAGTGGGACTGGGAGGAGCAGGCCACCGTGGATGTGACCGCAGGCACCATGGCCATGCCTTGTCTAGAGAGACTCCACATGACGAACTGCAAGCTAAACTCCCTTCCACCAGGGCTCGCCAACATCAAGAGGCATGCTCTGATGGGACTGTACCTGTACAAAATCACCAACCTGGCATTCGTGGAGAACTTTCTCTCTGTTGTGGAACTCGACGTGTTCGACTGCCCCGAGCTCAAGAGGATCAGCGGCCTCTCCAGGTTGCACAAGAGCAGGATCATCCGCTGCTCGAACTTGGAGGTGCTAGAAGGTGTCCCAGCACTCGATAGCCTTGTGCTGGAGGACGCGACAATGGAGGCTCTTCCAGGATACTTGCAAGGTGTGAATCCAAG GAGAGGCTTAGAGGGGGCTTCATGGATTTTCTAG
- the LOC120645302 gene encoding putative disease resistance protein At3g14460 isoform X1, whose protein sequence is MLVRSLCQLRHLRYFSLEGTNVSRLPEDIHRMKFLQHILLLGSMNLESLPSSIIKLVHLRSLNMHGMNASVMIPKGFGGLTNLRTLLGFPIRMDMDGSSWCSLGEIGPLSQLRKLTLHGLQNVPASSLAEMARISSKERLDYLELHWSSSGWMELRDEIEKQQQQHAAEEVLEKLCPPPRIQHLRIQGYFGRMLPNWMMVPNAAIEAFKSLMILALWDLCCCTKLPDGLRQLPSLKTLSIRDAQAIQSIGFEFQASSSLTAVGGTTVTSVAFPNLTHLALEELCEWEEWDWEEQATVDVTAGTMAMPCLERLHMTNCKLNSLPPGLANIKRHALMGLYLYKITNLAFVENFLSVVELDVFDCPELKRISGLSRLHKSRIIRCSNLEVLEGVPALDSLVLEDATMEALPGYLQGVNPRYLELNCNKKLYESLSAPSTSAEWNKISHIGNRDISWIQWRSQN, encoded by the coding sequence ATGTTGGTTCGATCCCTGTGTCAGTTGAGGCACCTAAGATACTTCAGCTTGGAGGGAACAAATGTATCTAGGCTGCCAGAGGACATCCATAGGATGAAGTTCCTACAGCACATTTTGCTTCTAGGGTCTATGAATTTGGAGAGTCTTCCTAGCAGCATTATAAAACTGGTGCATCTCAGATCTCTTAACATGCATGGTATGAATGCCAGTGTCATGATACCCAAGGGGTTTGGTGGGTTAACAAACCTGCGGACACTTTTGGGGTTCCCGATACGCATGGACATGGATGGGAGCAGCTGGTGCAGCTTGGGAGAGATAGGGCCCCTTTCCCAGCTTAGGAAGCTTACTTTGCATGGTCTACAGAATGTGCCTGCTAGCTCATTGGCTGAAATGGCCAGGATTAGCAGCAAGGAGCGCCTTGATTACTTGGAATTACATTGGAGTAGCAGCGGATGGATGGAATTGAGGGATGAGATTGAGAAGCAACAACAGCAGCATGCAGCGGAAGAGGTATTGGAGAAGCTCTGCCCTCCACCCCGCATACAACATCTACGTATTCAAGGATACTTTGGTCGCATGCTACCAAATTGGATGATGGTACCAAATGCAGCAATAGAGGCATTCAAGAGCTTAATGATTTTGGCGCTGTGGGACCTGTGTTGCTGCACCAAACTCCCTGACGGCTTGCGTCAGCTACCCAGTTTGAAAACCCTGAGCATTAGGGATGCACAAGCCATTCAGAGCATTGGGTTTGAATTCCAGGCGTCCTCCTCCTTGACGGCGGTGGGTGGCACTACAGTTACCTCAGTAGCTTTTCCTAATCTCACACATCTTGCTCTGGAAGAGTTGTGCGAATGGGAGGAGTGGGACTGGGAGGAGCAGGCCACCGTGGATGTGACCGCAGGCACCATGGCCATGCCTTGTCTAGAGAGACTCCACATGACGAACTGCAAGCTAAACTCCCTTCCACCAGGGCTCGCCAACATCAAGAGGCATGCTCTGATGGGACTGTACCTGTACAAAATCACCAACCTGGCATTCGTGGAGAACTTTCTCTCTGTTGTGGAACTCGACGTGTTCGACTGCCCCGAGCTCAAGAGGATCAGCGGCCTCTCCAGGTTGCACAAGAGCAGGATCATCCGCTGCTCGAACTTGGAGGTGCTAGAAGGTGTCCCAGCACTCGATAGCCTTGTGCTGGAGGACGCGACAATGGAGGCTCTTCCAGGATACTTGCAAGGTGTGAATCCAAGGTATCTTGAGTTGAATTGCAACAAGAAGCTGTACGAATCCTTATCAGCACCAAGTACCTCTGCCGAGTGGAACAAGATCAGTCATATCGGAAACCGCGATATCAGCTGGATCCAGTGGCGGAGCCAAAATTGA
- the LOC120645300 gene encoding putative disease resistance protein RGA3, translating to MAAVLDALAPYVKKLLTGMAEEEVSMLLGVSGEITKLEDNMESIKAFLADAERRRLTDLTVKKWVRKLKDAMYDATDIIDLCHLEADKRRGTTADGSSSVKEKVPAGCFQPLLFCMRNPVFAHKIGSQIKELNQRLDDLHKEADRFKFNIGLGSNPEPRILTDAERSMQKTTSEFNESAIVGDKIKQDTRELAQLLITSGSHNIKVVSIVGTGGMGKTTLAQKIFNETSVQEHFKVKVWLSITQHLDDVELLRTAIEHAGGVHGGTHDKTLLTRTLTGRLSTGRFLLVLDDMWSEQAWSRVLSVPIRNASQKQPGNWVLVTSRLEDLALRMGASFYQHHVSPLNEEDAWSLLNKQLPLQPNQVVGTDHLRDVGMKIIKKCGGLPLAVEVVGGLLSTKPQSEGDWEAVLHHRAWSVDGLPEELDKRIYLSYEDLSPQLKQCFLYCSLFPKATRILERNVVPMWISEGFIQPQGGSSSHDDQLEEIATEYYKELITRNLIEPTEEHPITGYECTMHDVVRSFAEYMSREDSLVVRSRIACKLLAGVAFLCVACPWGRQVNSFQKNGPL from the exons ATGGCGGCCGTCCTGGATGCCCTGGCACCTTACGTCAAGAAGCTGCTCACGGGCATGGCTGAAGAGGAGGTGTCCATGCTGTTGGGAGTCTCCGGCGAGATCACCAAGCTGGAGGACAACATGGAAAGCATCAAAGCCTTCCTCGCGGATGCTGAGAGGAGGCGCCTCACTGACCTGACCGTGAAGAAATGGGTGAGGAAGCTCAAGGACGCCATGTACGACGCCACCGACATCATAGACCTGTGCCACCTCGAGGCTGACAAGCGGAGGGGCACCACTGCAGACGGCAGCAGTAGTGTGAAGGAGAAGGTGCCTGCAGGTTGCTTCCAGCCGTTGCTCTTCTGCATGCGTAATCCAGTGTTCGCCCACAAGATAGGCAGCCAGATCAAGGAGCTCAACCAGCGGCTTGACGACCTCCACAAGGAGGCAGACAGGTTCAAGTTCAACATCGGCCTTGGTTCCAATCCGGAGCCGAGGATCCTCACTGATGCTGAAAGGTCTATGCAGAAGACGACGTCCGAGTTCAATGAGTCAGCCATTGTTGGGGACAAGATCAAGCAGGATACAAGGGAGCTTGCCCAACTGCTAATCACCAGTGGTAGCCACAACATCAAGGTGGTGTCCATCGTGGGCACTGGAGGAATGGGGAAAACCACCCTTGCCCAAAAGATCTTCAATGAAACATCAGTCCAAGAGCACTTCAAGGTGAAGGTATGGCTGAGCATCACCCAGCACTTGGACGATGTCGAGCTGCTCAGGACAGCAATCGAGCATGCGGGGGGTGTCCATGGAGGGACACACGACAAGACGCTCCTCACGCGGACCCTCACTGGCAGGCTGTCCACGGGCAGGTTCCTCCTGGTCTTGGATGATATGTGGAGTGAACAAGCATGGAGTCGAGTGCTTAGTGTCCCAATCAGAAATGCCAGCCAGAAACAGCCGGGGAACTGGGTCCTCGTCACATCAAGATTGGAGGACCTGGCTCTACGGATGGGAGCCTCCTTCTACCAACACCATGTCAGCCCACTGAATGAAGAAGACGCTTGGTCCTTGCTCAACAAACAGCTGCCGCTGCAGCCTAATCAG GTAGTAGGAACTGACCACCTAAGGGACGTCGGGATGAAAATCATCAAAAAGTGTGGTGGTTTACCACTTGCTGTCGAAGTGGTGGGAGGATTGCTAAGCACCAAGCCTCAAAGCGAGGGTGATTGGGAAGCTGTTTTGCACCATCGTGCATGGTCAGTAGATGGATTGCCTGAGGAGCTGGACAAACGAATCTACTTGAGCTACGAGGACTTGTCTCCCCAGCTCAAGCAATGCTTCCTTTACTGCTCCCTTTTCCCTAAAGCcacaagaattttggagagaaaTGTTGTTCCCATGTGGATTAGTGAGGGATTTATCCAACCTCAGGGCGGAAGCAGTTCACATGATGACCAGCTAGAGGAAATAGCAACCGAGTACTACAAGGAGTTAATCACGAGGAATCTCATAGAACCTACAGAAGAGCATCCTATCACTGGATACGAGTGCACAATGCATGACGTGGTGCGCTCTTTTGCTGAATATATGTCTAGAGAAGATTCTCTTGTGGTACGGTCCAGGATAGCATGCAAGTTGCTGGCGGGAGTAGCCTTCTTGTGCGTCGCATGTCCGTGGGGCCGGCAAGTGAACTCATTCCAGAAGAATGGGCCGCTCTAA